In one Trichosurus vulpecula isolate mTriVul1 chromosome 8, mTriVul1.pri, whole genome shotgun sequence genomic region, the following are encoded:
- the LOC118827886 gene encoding disintegrin and metalloproteinase domain-containing protein 20-like isoform X2 codes for MGSSVARAGLLLALELALLDPAGCLQHRPGWRFSSFEVVIPRQLSSRRALRGSSGALAEVPGRLSYSLRFGGRRYVVHMRVKKFLLPRHLPILVDDKQGAPQEEYPYVPNDCYYHGYLEGIPASMAVLNTCQGGLRGTLHLDDFTYEIEPLHSSSQFEHVLSQLVPEEGEAGQNLFRCSLTNEMNEQLSYSVTGLRPRAGPFSHWWPHIRYLKIAICVSSSRVDTHNRNLTIHIDQMVTLTHIVDSIYKQFRIFTVLVFLYLWQYSDKVPLIGSSSEIAEHYGLWKNLVISNNFPHDTSALVTGNKAGETGYAAFPNSICNGNWAAILLWFQDDRVFYYSVILAHYIGHNFGLPHDQIYCHCIRRSHCLMEDHPLFSDSLSNCSYGRFFDLVNYWDQCLNRLPNVYDNYAYSFRLCGNKRIDINEQCDCGSVKECLEDPCCSMRCERTPNSDCAYGPCCESCHFRALGLLCRRAFSTCDLPEFCNGSSAFCPLDSYVQDGTPCTANAICFKGNCTDRHIQCRETFASTRVVNANDACYEQLNVKGDRFGNCGVETQKKNDSKGEKQKEIKYITVPCRQSTVKCGRLQCEVWRLWHTSEELRKVAPASWTRVFFPL; via the exons ATGGGGTCCTCTGTGGCCAGAGCCGGGCTCCTCCTGGCACTCGAGCTAGCGCTCCTGGACCCAGCTGGCTGCCTACAGCACCGTCCCGGCTGGCGCTTCTCTTCTTTTGAAGTGGTGATTCCCCGCCAGCTAAGCAGCCGAAGAGCCCTCAGAGGATCCAGCGGCGCTCTTGCTGAAGTCCCCGGGAGGCTCTCCTACTCGCTGCGCTTTGGTGGCAGAAGGTACGTGGTCCATATGCGGGTCAAGAAGTTCCTGTTGCCCAGACACCTCCCGATCCTAGTGGACGATAAGCAAGGAGCTCCCCAAGAGGAGTATCCATATGTCCCGAACGACTGTTACTACCATGGCTATTTGGAAGGGATCCCCGCGTCCATGGCTGTCTTGAACACCTGCCAAGGGGGTCTCCGAGGGACTTTGCATTTGGATGACTTCACCTATGAAATCGAGCCTCTCCACAGTTCTTCCCAGTTTGAACATGTGTTATCCCAGCTGGTGCCAGAAGAAGGGGAGGCTGGGCAGAATCTTTTTCGATGCAGTTtaacaaatgaaatgaatgaacagctTTCCTACTCAGTGACTGGCCTTCGTCCTCGGGCAGGTCCCTTTAGCCACTGGTGGCCGCACATCCGCTATTTAAAAATTGCGATTTGCGTTAGCAGCTCTAGAGTGGACACTCATAACAGGAATCTTACTATTCACATTGACCAAATGGTGACTTTGACTCATATAGTTGATTCCATTTATAAGCAGTTTCGGATTTTTACAGTCCTAGTTTTTCTGTATCTTTGGCAATATTCCGATAAAGTACCGCTAATAGGATCTTCATCTGAAATAGCAGAACATTATGGATTGTGGAAAAATTTAGTGATCTCTAACAACTTTCCACATGATACTTCAGCCCTAGTTACTGGAAACAAGGCAGGGGAAACTGGTTATGCTGCTTTTCCAAACTCAATATGCAATGGCAACTGGGCAGCAATATTATTATGGTTTCAGGATGACAGGGTCTTTTATTATTCAGTAATCTTGGCGCATTATATAGGTCACAACTTTGGCCTACCTCATGATCAGATCTACTGTCATTGTATCCGAAGGTCACATTGTCTCATGGAAGACCATCCacttttttctgattctctcaGTAATTGCAGTTATGGACGGTTTTTTGATTTAGTTAATTACTGGGATCAATGTTTAAACAGACTTCCAAACGTTTATGATAACTATGCTTATTCATTTCGTCTTTGTGGTAATAAGAGAATAGACATAAACGAACAGTGTGACTGTGGTTCAGTTAAAGAATGTCTTGAGGATCCCTGTTGTAGCATGAGGTGTGAGCGGACCCCTAATTCTGACTGTGCTTATGGACCATGCTGCGAAAGCTGTCACTTTAGAGCTTTGGGGTTACTTTGCAGGCGTGCATTCAGCACCTGCGATCTTCCAGAGTTCTGCAATGGAAGTTCTGCCTTCTGCCCTCTAGATAGCTATGTCCAAGATGGAACGCCATGCACCGCAAATGCCATTTGCTTTAAAGGGAATTGTACTGACCGACATATACAATGCAGAGAAACGTTTGCTTCTACTCGTGTTGTAAATGCTAATGATGCCTGCTACGAACAGTTGAATGTGAAAGGAGATAGATTTGGAAACTGCGGAGtggagactcaaaagaaaaatgattctaaaggagagaagcagaaagaaataaaatacattactGTGCCTTGTCGACAATCAACTGTCAAGTGTGGAAGGCTGCAATGCGAAG TATGGCGGTTGTGGCATACATCCGAAGAACTACGAAAAGTAGCACCAGCATCATGGACTAgggtcttttttcccctctaa
- the LOC118827886 gene encoding disintegrin and metalloproteinase domain-containing protein 20-like isoform X1, whose translation MGSSVARAGLLLALELALLDPAGCLQHRPGWRFSSFEVVIPRQLSSRRALRGSSGALAEVPGRLSYSLRFGGRRYVVHMRVKKFLLPRHLPILVDDKQGAPQEEYPYVPNDCYYHGYLEGIPASMAVLNTCQGGLRGTLHLDDFTYEIEPLHSSSQFEHVLSQLVPEEGEAGQNLFRCSLTNEMNEQLSYSVTGLRPRAGPFSHWWPHIRYLKIAICVSSSRVDTHNRNLTIHIDQMVTLTHIVDSIYKQFRIFTVLVFLYLWQYSDKVPLIGSSSEIAEHYGLWKNLVISNNFPHDTSALVTGNKAGETGYAAFPNSICNGNWAAILLWFQDDRVFYYSVILAHYIGHNFGLPHDQIYCHCIRRSHCLMEDHPLFSDSLSNCSYGRFFDLVNYWDQCLNRLPNVYDNYAYSFRLCGNKRIDINEQCDCGSVKECLEDPCCSMRCERTPNSDCAYGPCCESCHFRALGLLCRRAFSTCDLPEFCNGSSAFCPLDSYVQDGTPCTANAICFKGNCTDRHIQCRETFASTRVVNANDACYEQLNVKGDRFGNCGVETQKKNDSKGEKQKEIKYITVPCRQSTVKCGRLQCEGLQTMPNLDEHITIHQIVVKKDRRDITCFGTEYHYGTGWIDFGMVWDGSKCTKSTMCLNQICVPIAQLRFDCSPEKCNYRGVCNNHKNCHCQFGWSPPFCTLLGYGGSLDSGPTENDDTDFILFAILVFVLIRIILFFVSFSMAVVAYIRRTTKSSTSIMD comes from the coding sequence ATGGGGTCCTCTGTGGCCAGAGCCGGGCTCCTCCTGGCACTCGAGCTAGCGCTCCTGGACCCAGCTGGCTGCCTACAGCACCGTCCCGGCTGGCGCTTCTCTTCTTTTGAAGTGGTGATTCCCCGCCAGCTAAGCAGCCGAAGAGCCCTCAGAGGATCCAGCGGCGCTCTTGCTGAAGTCCCCGGGAGGCTCTCCTACTCGCTGCGCTTTGGTGGCAGAAGGTACGTGGTCCATATGCGGGTCAAGAAGTTCCTGTTGCCCAGACACCTCCCGATCCTAGTGGACGATAAGCAAGGAGCTCCCCAAGAGGAGTATCCATATGTCCCGAACGACTGTTACTACCATGGCTATTTGGAAGGGATCCCCGCGTCCATGGCTGTCTTGAACACCTGCCAAGGGGGTCTCCGAGGGACTTTGCATTTGGATGACTTCACCTATGAAATCGAGCCTCTCCACAGTTCTTCCCAGTTTGAACATGTGTTATCCCAGCTGGTGCCAGAAGAAGGGGAGGCTGGGCAGAATCTTTTTCGATGCAGTTtaacaaatgaaatgaatgaacagctTTCCTACTCAGTGACTGGCCTTCGTCCTCGGGCAGGTCCCTTTAGCCACTGGTGGCCGCACATCCGCTATTTAAAAATTGCGATTTGCGTTAGCAGCTCTAGAGTGGACACTCATAACAGGAATCTTACTATTCACATTGACCAAATGGTGACTTTGACTCATATAGTTGATTCCATTTATAAGCAGTTTCGGATTTTTACAGTCCTAGTTTTTCTGTATCTTTGGCAATATTCCGATAAAGTACCGCTAATAGGATCTTCATCTGAAATAGCAGAACATTATGGATTGTGGAAAAATTTAGTGATCTCTAACAACTTTCCACATGATACTTCAGCCCTAGTTACTGGAAACAAGGCAGGGGAAACTGGTTATGCTGCTTTTCCAAACTCAATATGCAATGGCAACTGGGCAGCAATATTATTATGGTTTCAGGATGACAGGGTCTTTTATTATTCAGTAATCTTGGCGCATTATATAGGTCACAACTTTGGCCTACCTCATGATCAGATCTACTGTCATTGTATCCGAAGGTCACATTGTCTCATGGAAGACCATCCacttttttctgattctctcaGTAATTGCAGTTATGGACGGTTTTTTGATTTAGTTAATTACTGGGATCAATGTTTAAACAGACTTCCAAACGTTTATGATAACTATGCTTATTCATTTCGTCTTTGTGGTAATAAGAGAATAGACATAAACGAACAGTGTGACTGTGGTTCAGTTAAAGAATGTCTTGAGGATCCCTGTTGTAGCATGAGGTGTGAGCGGACCCCTAATTCTGACTGTGCTTATGGACCATGCTGCGAAAGCTGTCACTTTAGAGCTTTGGGGTTACTTTGCAGGCGTGCATTCAGCACCTGCGATCTTCCAGAGTTCTGCAATGGAAGTTCTGCCTTCTGCCCTCTAGATAGCTATGTCCAAGATGGAACGCCATGCACCGCAAATGCCATTTGCTTTAAAGGGAATTGTACTGACCGACATATACAATGCAGAGAAACGTTTGCTTCTACTCGTGTTGTAAATGCTAATGATGCCTGCTACGAACAGTTGAATGTGAAAGGAGATAGATTTGGAAACTGCGGAGtggagactcaaaagaaaaatgattctaaaggagagaagcagaaagaaataaaatacattactGTGCCTTGTCGACAATCAACTGTCAAGTGTGGAAGGCTGCAATGCGAAGGTTTGCAGACAATGCCAAATTTAGATGAGCACATTACAATTCACCAAATAGTAGTAAAGAAGGACAGAAGAGATATTACATGTTTTGGGACAGAATATCACTATGGGACAGGGTGGATAGATTTTGGAATGGTGTGGGATGGGTCAAAGTGTACCAAAAGCACAATGTGCTTAAATCAGATATGTGTTCCTATAGCACAGTTGCGTTTTGACTGTAGTCCTGAGAAGTGTAACTATAGAGGTGTTTGCAACAACCATAAAAATTGTCATTGTCAGTTTGGCTGGTCTCCACCATTTTGTACTCTGTTGGGTTATGGTGGAAGCCTAGACAGTGGACCTACTGAAAACGATGACACTGATTTTATCCTTTTTGCAATTTTGGTTTTTGTCCTTATTCGCATTATTTTATTCTTCGTATCATTCAGTATGGCGGTTGTGGCATACATCCGAAGAACTACGAAAAGTAGCACCAGCATCATGGACTAg